A stretch of Lentimicrobium sp. L6 DNA encodes these proteins:
- a CDS encoding helix-turn-helix domain-containing protein, with amino-acid sequence MKFIKNQILFSLSLLITLSISTIFLLQLKEEFFPDKQIQIIADIYTKDFEKTANEVESTLSIIRAQIDSTHFSGLNLDQKAAFLIEHIQSNAKVSGLMILEHSGRFSLLQHEKNSFVFATDSASKIDNVKWYRLDKIGNVHNTWTMALGMELDILTWGEEVFNESYRYRTPLWTSSGQILGLKNGGLATHITWPSQTNGQLITCIAVLDQNTMVTNIPSSMKDNFQSFIVNLKGVEIPFQGQSQTGIDSTWKFDVFNKAKKSWNITGSMIPGTFNFVYNGDVWWSQSYKVNIKGVNATVLSVNESALYYTSFMDHVFEISIIIALLVLTIILFFRGRKNSYMSLDEFVKTQNTDKHASELITLGENDHLEFKSSFRWDYQLSVVNKELEGVIAKSIAAFSNTRGGTLLIGVDDDGNVLGLEKDINTLKRKDLDFFENTLRAFLNKSFTVSFVTQNLEIKFPVIDQKAICRINVSASQDPIFIEITKNSKKSERFYLRSGNTSQEITSLSEINNYVKDRFTDK; translated from the coding sequence ATGAAATTTATTAAAAACCAAATATTATTTTCTCTCAGTTTGTTGATTACGCTTAGTATTTCCACAATATTTTTATTACAACTGAAGGAAGAGTTTTTTCCTGATAAACAAATCCAGATTATTGCAGATATATATACCAAAGATTTTGAAAAAACGGCAAATGAAGTAGAAAGTACGCTGTCTATCATAAGGGCTCAAATTGATTCTACTCATTTTTCTGGTTTAAATTTAGATCAAAAAGCAGCTTTTTTGATTGAGCATATACAGAGTAATGCTAAAGTGAGTGGGTTAATGATTTTAGAACATTCTGGCAGATTTAGTTTATTACAGCATGAGAAAAATAGTTTTGTTTTTGCCACTGATAGTGCTTCAAAAATAGATAATGTAAAATGGTATCGATTAGATAAAATAGGCAATGTTCACAATACATGGACTATGGCTTTAGGTATGGAGCTTGATATTTTAACTTGGGGTGAGGAAGTATTTAATGAGTCTTATCGTTATAGAACTCCTTTGTGGACATCGAGTGGACAGATTCTAGGCCTAAAAAATGGTGGATTGGCTACTCATATTACTTGGCCATCTCAAACGAATGGTCAGTTAATAACTTGTATTGCTGTTTTAGATCAGAATACAATGGTTACCAATATTCCTTCTTCTATGAAAGATAATTTTCAAAGCTTTATTGTGAATCTTAAAGGTGTGGAGATACCTTTTCAAGGACAGTCACAAACGGGTATAGACAGTACTTGGAAGTTTGATGTTTTTAATAAAGCAAAAAAAAGTTGGAATATTACTGGTTCTATGATTCCGGGAACATTTAATTTTGTTTATAATGGTGATGTATGGTGGAGTCAATCGTATAAAGTGAATATCAAAGGAGTAAATGCCACTGTGTTAAGTGTGAATGAAAGTGCTTTGTATTATACAAGTTTTATGGATCATGTTTTTGAGATTAGTATCATTATTGCTTTATTGGTTCTTACTATCATTTTGTTTTTTAGAGGGAGAAAGAATAGTTATATGAGTTTAGATGAGTTCGTTAAAACTCAAAATACTGATAAACATGCAAGTGAACTTATTACTTTAGGTGAGAATGATCATTTGGAATTTAAATCCTCTTTTAGGTGGGATTATCAGTTAAGTGTGGTCAATAAGGAGTTAGAAGGAGTGATAGCAAAAAGTATAGCTGCTTTTAGCAATACAAGAGGAGGTACGCTACTTATTGGAGTTGATGATGATGGGAATGTTTTGGGTTTAGAGAAAGATATCAATACCTTGAAAAGAAAAGATTTAGACTTTTTCGAAAATACCTTGAGAGCATTTTTAAATAAATCATTTACTGTTTCTTTTGTTACCCAAAACTTAGAAATTAAATTTCCAGTGATAGATCAAAAAGCCATTTGTAGAATAAATGTTTCTGCAAGTCAAGACCCTATTTTTATTGAAATAACAAAAAATAGTAAAAAAAGTGAGCGTTTTTATCTTCGTTCAGGCAATACATCTCAGGAAATCACTTCCTTAAGTGAAATTAATAATTATGTTAAAGATAGATTCACTGATAAATGA
- a CDS encoding patatin-like phospholipase family protein — protein MIKRNLFILVLVLCSVLSYSQKKTALVLSGGGSRAVAHIGAIRALEEQQVKIDYIVGVSMGAFVGAMYASGMTPDEMEAFFLNNDVEAWVNENKDSMQQNLFMQDDEDASLVSIDFDINKKGVKYSVPTHFISANRLNFELMKMLSPSCVAAHNDFDRLMIPFRCVATNIDKNKLVVLKEGSLCRSVRASMTFPFLLDPIRIDSALLFDGGMMDNLPVTTAIEEFKPDIIIGSKAAGNYDPPSEDDLLSIIQNMLTKDTDFTTQGKEGFVLEMDLPSLDIVDFSQSRIIIDSAYIQMKRQLKAHQNVSYLMIEPYDLASKRVSFDDKKPILIVDTVTAVLAKQGNNEYVNSNLKRRKPITSYQDIEEDFFRKTANPSYKRVLASMPYNYKLGSYKLVYHLQESNPYSVDFGGNISSSNLTQAYLKLAYQNVGKNRFSSYLNGYFGQFYRSVKGNVRIDIPGKYPIAFQASGTFNQKNYFRGQTYFFEEEEPSYLKVDERFFEMCFSTPLSPVGKLFASLSLGTDAYRYYQNNNFTEIDTSDKTNIEYVSPSVGIAINSLNKKQFANRGLSLSVSLRYVSGLEKYYPGSTSSKNTTLQLSSSNYNYLKLSIDYVNYFLHHNKIHFGGALKASFSNQPFLNNYTSSILSAEQYSPTTESKALFMPNYRAYNSAALGLILSFDILNRLDWRTEAHYYQPYQRILSNEKQEAYFETKLSSKYVVLSTAFIYDTRIGPLSLHLNYYEDSSDPWNLMFTFGYVIFNRMSLE, from the coding sequence ATGATTAAGAGAAATCTATTCATATTAGTTCTAGTTTTATGTAGTGTTTTATCCTACTCACAAAAGAAAACAGCCTTGGTTTTGAGCGGAGGAGGATCACGAGCTGTTGCTCATATAGGAGCCATTAGAGCATTAGAAGAGCAACAAGTAAAAATTGATTATATAGTTGGGGTTTCTATGGGTGCCTTTGTAGGTGCTATGTATGCCAGTGGAATGACTCCCGACGAAATGGAAGCCTTTTTCTTAAATAATGACGTGGAAGCTTGGGTTAATGAGAATAAGGATTCAATGCAACAAAATCTTTTTATGCAAGATGATGAAGATGCTTCACTGGTATCTATAGATTTTGATATTAATAAGAAAGGGGTGAAGTATAGTGTTCCTACTCATTTTATATCAGCTAATCGTCTTAATTTTGAATTGATGAAAATGCTGTCACCAAGTTGTGTAGCTGCTCATAATGATTTCGATCGATTGATGATTCCCTTTAGATGTGTGGCTACAAATATTGATAAAAATAAATTGGTGGTTTTAAAAGAGGGTTCTTTATGTCGATCAGTAAGAGCAAGTATGACTTTCCCTTTTTTATTAGACCCTATTAGAATAGATAGTGCCTTGTTATTTGATGGAGGAATGATGGATAATTTACCAGTTACAACTGCTATCGAAGAGTTTAAGCCCGATATTATTATCGGTTCCAAAGCTGCTGGAAATTATGATCCACCTAGTGAGGACGATTTGCTTTCTATTATTCAGAATATGTTGACCAAAGACACTGATTTTACAACTCAAGGTAAAGAAGGATTTGTACTGGAGATGGATTTGCCAAGTTTAGATATTGTAGATTTTTCTCAATCAAGAATTATTATTGACTCTGCATATATTCAAATGAAAAGACAATTAAAAGCTCATCAAAATGTCAGCTATTTGATGATTGAACCATACGATTTAGCATCAAAAAGAGTGTCTTTTGATGACAAAAAACCTATTTTAATAGTTGATACTGTAACAGCTGTTTTGGCAAAGCAAGGAAATAATGAATATGTAAATTCTAATTTGAAGCGTCGAAAACCGATTACTTCATACCAGGATATTGAAGAAGATTTTTTTAGAAAGACGGCCAATCCTTCTTACAAACGAGTACTGGCCTCTATGCCATATAATTATAAATTAGGTAGTTATAAATTGGTCTATCATTTGCAAGAAAGTAACCCTTATTCAGTTGATTTTGGTGGTAATATTTCTTCTTCTAACCTGACTCAAGCCTATCTCAAGTTAGCTTATCAAAATGTAGGAAAAAATAGGTTTAGCTCTTATTTGAATGGTTATTTTGGGCAGTTTTACCGTTCTGTAAAAGGAAATGTTAGAATTGATATACCTGGAAAGTACCCTATAGCTTTTCAAGCTTCTGGAACTTTTAATCAAAAGAATTATTTTCGAGGACAGACCTATTTTTTTGAGGAAGAAGAACCATCATATTTAAAAGTGGATGAGCGATTTTTTGAAATGTGTTTTAGTACTCCTTTGTCTCCGGTAGGTAAGTTGTTTGCTTCCTTGAGTTTAGGTACTGATGCCTATCGCTATTATCAAAATAATAATTTCACAGAAATTGACACTTCAGATAAAACAAATATTGAATATGTAAGTCCTTCAGTAGGGATAGCAATCAATAGCTTAAATAAAAAACAATTTGCGAATAGAGGATTGTCATTAAGTGTAAGTTTACGGTATGTTAGTGGTTTAGAGAAATATTACCCAGGTAGTACTTCTTCAAAGAATACAACTTTGCAATTGAGCTCAAGTAATTATAATTACCTAAAGCTGAGTATAGATTACGTGAATTATTTTCTTCATCATAATAAGATCCATTTTGGTGGAGCTTTAAAGGCTTCTTTTAGCAATCAACCTTTCTTGAATAATTATACTTCTAGTATTTTGTCGGCTGAGCAATATTCTCCCACTACAGAATCAAAAGCTTTATTTATGCCAAACTATAGAGCATATAATTCAGCAGCTCTTGGCCTAATATTGTCGTTTGATATATTAAATAGGTTGGATTGGAGAACTGAGGCTCACTACTATCAGCCTTATCAGAGGATCTTATCCAATGAAAAGCAAGAAGCATATTTTGAAACAAAACTATCATCAAAATATGTTGTACTTAGTACTGCATTCATTTATGATACCAGAATAGGTCCATTAAGTTTACATTTAAATTATTATGAGGATTCTTCCGACCCATGGAATTTAATGTTCACTTTTGGATATGTTATTTTTAATCGTATGTCTCTTGAATAA